CAACCTTTAAAGGCGGCAAATTAGTTAAGCAAGTACAAACTAACAAATTCGATGTTTTAAAAGAATTAGTTAGCGAAGTAATATAATACAAAGTAGAAGACCTTTCCGCGAAAGCGTGATTAATACCATATAAAAATGAAATTACCAGTAATAAAACATTTAACGCAATTTATTGAAGAAAACGACGAAGATTACGTTGTTGAAACTATTGAAACACTTGAAGCTTTAACCGAAGTTTCTTCTCTAAAAGATGAAGAATTAGATGTTATTGGCGAGCTTATTTCTAATATGTACGGTGCTATTGAAGTGAATAAAATGATAAAAGAAGGCACCCCGAAAAAAGAAGCTGTAAACAGTTTTATGCAACGTGTGTTGGGTTCTATCGACAAATAATTGAAAAAGAAAAATTTGTATTTATTTTAAAACCATCTTGTGAAAACAGGGTGGTTTTTTGTTTTAAATGATGGTTGTCTTTGTAGATTTTTCTGCTATCTTCGTTTACATTGCACATCATTTATGCTTCAACTTAAATCCATTAAAACATAGTTCAACAACAGAACATGAAAACCTACAACCAGATTACCGACTTACTACAAGACCTTAATGTAAAAAGCGCATCGATACACTCTGGTTTTCATATTTTTAAATTTAATGAAACTTCCAACATCTCTA
The window above is part of the Algibacter sp. L3A6 genome. Proteins encoded here:
- a CDS encoding DUF6952 family protein, which translates into the protein MKLPVIKHLTQFIEENDEDYVVETIETLEALTEVSSLKDEELDVIGELISNMYGAIEVNKMIKEGTPKKEAVNSFMQRVLGSIDK